The Streptomyces kanamyceticus genome window below encodes:
- a CDS encoding serine/threonine protein kinase: MTPGASCPHPGCAGTLTSTGYCLASGERVDPDTGLHSAAPAPRAPVVPGAPDESSQHWIVDPGVGAAAPPRPARVELPPENPDPTVLPAITLLDRADSEDAAEAVAPGELPLPPGTLLAGQYRLVRPLGYGGLGEVCLARDTKVDDRAVAIKMLHAELAADSYSLLKGERKELVELNHDGFIRVFNYGHHTGIGDFLVLQYVDGLTLEEVRDRALEHPEEFGHERLLEFALAYGVRILAPLAHLHAPVRGKVYGDLKPSNVMHDGSTTKLIDVGSVRRAGAPGLTTSLYRAPSVGERGESTPRDDLFSLGETLRTLCGLGRNRHDLADLAALGPLNGPGADPRGLGPVSLARALRRATRTARADRYATAGEMADQLRGVFRELRSLRTGAETFEPSPLFHQSAYALDGGLGTAPEVSHWAAAPPSAPHRTTPDPPEVAQRLPVPRPDPDDDHHGELSRLGDDDPEALLQHTGDWRDSPEVHLLRCRLRLRAALRSDGDLTSAGTALALAEAAIGPVDAPRDWRLDWHRGLLALARSRVPEARDHFDRVYAAIPGEYAPKLALGHCAEHLGRWHEALTFHEAVRLRNPSLGSAAFGAARARLALGGPDALTAAIAALDAVPQHSRHRTAARTAAVRIHIGHAHDATSLGTALRRLAGLFSAHGLTDEQARVRMKAEAWDTAHRLLAEGITPAELRALAADADPRLEFPGDVRELRKDLSRFYLGLAHQAARDAPPGDGDDGASLGELLLDRAYAVRPFALLHSRHSRHSRHSRHDRDTPWFGTKIRNWIGASAPAPRSTWR, encoded by the coding sequence GTGACGCCCGGCGCGAGCTGCCCGCACCCGGGCTGCGCGGGCACCCTCACCTCCACCGGGTACTGCCTGGCCAGCGGCGAGCGCGTCGACCCGGACACCGGCCTGCACTCGGCGGCGCCCGCGCCCCGCGCCCCGGTCGTGCCCGGCGCCCCCGACGAGTCATCGCAGCACTGGATCGTCGACCCGGGCGTCGGCGCCGCCGCCCCGCCGCGCCCCGCCCGCGTCGAACTCCCCCCGGAGAACCCCGACCCCACCGTCCTGCCCGCGATCACGCTCCTGGACCGCGCCGACAGCGAGGACGCCGCCGAGGCCGTCGCGCCCGGCGAACTGCCGCTGCCGCCCGGCACCCTGCTCGCGGGCCAGTACCGGCTGGTGCGGCCGCTCGGCTACGGCGGCCTCGGCGAGGTGTGCCTGGCCCGCGACACCAAGGTCGACGACCGCGCCGTCGCCATCAAGATGCTCCACGCCGAGCTGGCCGCCGACTCGTACAGCCTGCTCAAGGGCGAGCGCAAGGAGCTGGTCGAGCTCAACCACGACGGTTTCATCCGGGTGTTCAACTACGGCCACCACACCGGGATCGGGGACTTCCTCGTCCTCCAATACGTCGACGGGCTCACCCTCGAAGAAGTGCGCGACCGCGCCCTCGAACACCCCGAGGAATTCGGCCACGAACGCCTCCTCGAATTCGCGCTCGCCTACGGGGTGCGGATCCTCGCGCCGCTCGCCCATCTGCACGCGCCCGTACGCGGCAAGGTGTACGGCGACCTGAAGCCGTCGAACGTCATGCACGACGGCTCCACCACCAAACTCATCGACGTGGGCAGCGTGCGCCGCGCGGGCGCCCCCGGCCTCACCACCTCCCTCTACCGCGCGCCGAGTGTGGGCGAGCGCGGCGAATCCACCCCGCGGGACGACCTGTTCAGCCTCGGCGAGACGCTGCGCACCCTGTGCGGGCTCGGCAGGAACCGGCACGACCTGGCCGACCTCGCCGCGCTCGGACCGCTGAACGGCCCCGGCGCCGACCCGCGCGGCCTCGGCCCGGTCTCGCTCGCCAGGGCGCTGCGCCGCGCCACCCGCACCGCGCGGGCCGACCGGTACGCGACGGCCGGTGAGATGGCCGACCAACTGCGCGGCGTCTTCCGCGAGTTGCGCTCGCTGCGCACCGGCGCCGAGACCTTCGAGCCGTCGCCGCTGTTCCACCAGTCCGCGTACGCCCTGGACGGCGGCCTCGGCACCGCCCCCGAGGTCTCGCACTGGGCGGCGGCCCCGCCGTCGGCGCCGCACCGCACCACCCCCGACCCGCCCGAGGTCGCCCAGCGCCTGCCCGTGCCGCGCCCCGACCCGGACGACGACCACCACGGCGAGCTCAGCAGGCTCGGCGACGACGACCCCGAGGCGCTCCTGCAGCACACCGGCGACTGGCGGGACTCCCCCGAGGTCCATCTCCTGCGCTGCAGGCTGCGGTTGCGGGCCGCGCTGCGCTCGGACGGCGACCTGACGTCCGCGGGGACCGCGCTCGCCCTGGCCGAGGCAGCCATAGGGCCCGTCGACGCCCCGCGCGACTGGCGGCTCGACTGGCACCGCGGCCTGCTCGCGCTCGCCCGCTCCCGGGTGCCGGAGGCCAGGGACCACTTCGACCGGGTCTACGCCGCGATCCCCGGCGAGTACGCGCCCAAACTGGCCCTCGGCCACTGCGCCGAGCACCTGGGGCGCTGGCACGAGGCACTGACGTTCCACGAGGCGGTACGGCTGCGCAATCCCTCCCTGGGCAGCGCCGCGTTCGGCGCCGCACGCGCGCGGCTCGCACTCGGCGGCCCCGACGCCCTCACCGCCGCGATCGCCGCACTCGACGCGGTCCCCCAGCACTCCCGCCACCGCACGGCCGCCCGCACCGCGGCCGTCCGCATCCACATCGGCCACGCCCACGACGCCACGAGCCTCGGCACGGCACTGCGCCGCCTGGCCGGTCTCTTCTCCGCCCACGGCCTGACCGACGAACAGGCACGCGTACGCATGAAGGCGGAGGCGTGGGACACCGCGCACCGGCTGCTCGCCGAAGGCATCACCCCCGCCGAGCTGCGCGCCCTGGCGGCGGATGCCGATCCGAGGCTCGAATTCCCGGGCGACGTCAGGGAGTTGCGCAAGGACCTGTCCCGGTTCTACCTGGGCCTTGCCCATCAGGCCGCCAGGGACGCGCCGCCCGGCGACGGCGACGACGGCGCGTCGCTCGGCGAACTCCTCCTGGACCGCGCCTACGCGGTACGCCCCTTCGCACTCCTGCACTCCCGTCACTCCCGTCACTCCCGTCACTCCCGTCACGACAGGGACACCCCATGGTTCGGCACGAAGATCAGGAACTGGATCGGAGCGAGCGCGCCCGCGCCGCGATCGACCTGGAGGTGA
- a CDS encoding trypsin-like peptidase domain-containing protein produces MRLRRWGVSGSGDVLGAGVLFGTDRVLTCAHVILDPETGLRPERVQVEFPMLQGLPRTPRRTATVAAGHWVPPFGKAQGDLVVLVLDEAAPVPSPVTLHRTLDYRGAPVLIDGFPEYQSGGQWLTGACMGPGGEGDERVQIDVTGPGGLRGGFSGAGVREEGTDRLLGIVAQADESGAHGYMIPAATVAKYFRRFAERYVTGPHAVPGHRVVSAEAARAARPHGLQRTVTRWLNGDADAWDTEILFLADKDARARQALYVVLNMADRELSPQLAVKPVELAQPPGEAPAPHASHEPPEPAGTPLLSRAGISPRVGSIGLVLDLEGVALDDPDVPELREALAVLRHELRHAPRRHPAVAVLFADRSDTEPAAAVHILRELASSGARLLLVVRDSAHGFAYAAAEHLLPADHAQRWLQRIGTRVDALADTERRARRLFQRVEPHVVDPPTATSLAARAALWTVQLSTELRPPPRRGGPRLLEKLSHAEQAVETHLLRATAVEYELRGMLDDHLRLRALLRDHQARLARRGLAEHPEAVGPYREAQRLLMAGPCPLADAERAVEAFARVVRRLAEPDGAA; encoded by the coding sequence GTGCGACTGCGCCGGTGGGGCGTTTCGGGGAGCGGTGACGTCCTCGGCGCCGGAGTGCTGTTCGGCACCGACCGCGTACTCACCTGCGCGCACGTGATCCTCGACCCGGAGACCGGGCTGCGCCCCGAGCGCGTCCAGGTCGAATTCCCCATGCTGCAGGGCCTGCCCCGCACCCCGCGCCGCACCGCGACCGTGGCGGCCGGGCACTGGGTGCCGCCCTTCGGCAAGGCGCAGGGCGACCTCGTGGTGCTCGTCCTCGACGAGGCGGCGCCCGTGCCCTCGCCCGTCACCCTGCACCGCACCCTCGACTACCGGGGCGCGCCGGTCCTCATCGACGGATTCCCCGAGTACCAATCGGGCGGCCAGTGGCTGACCGGTGCCTGCATGGGGCCGGGCGGCGAGGGCGACGAGCGGGTGCAGATCGACGTCACGGGCCCCGGCGGGCTGCGCGGCGGCTTCAGCGGTGCCGGGGTCCGCGAGGAGGGCACCGACCGGCTGCTCGGCATCGTCGCGCAGGCCGACGAGAGCGGCGCGCACGGGTACATGATCCCGGCGGCGACCGTCGCCAAGTACTTCCGCAGGTTCGCCGAGCGGTACGTCACCGGGCCGCACGCCGTCCCCGGCCACCGCGTCGTCTCCGCCGAGGCCGCCCGCGCGGCCCGCCCGCACGGACTGCAGCGCACCGTCACCCGCTGGCTGAACGGCGACGCGGACGCCTGGGACACCGAGATCCTCTTCCTCGCCGACAAGGACGCGCGGGCCCGGCAGGCGCTGTACGTCGTCCTGAACATGGCCGATCGAGAGCTCTCACCCCAACTCGCGGTGAAACCAGTCGAGTTGGCCCAACCGCCGGGCGAAGCACCCGCGCCGCACGCGTCACACGAGCCACCCGAACCCGCGGGCACCCCGCTGCTCTCCCGCGCGGGCATCTCCCCCCGCGTCGGCAGCATCGGACTCGTCCTCGACCTGGAGGGCGTCGCCCTCGACGACCCGGACGTACCCGAACTGCGCGAGGCGCTCGCCGTGCTCCGGCACGAACTGCGGCACGCCCCGCGGCGGCACCCCGCCGTCGCCGTGCTCTTCGCCGACCGGTCCGACACCGAGCCCGCGGCCGCCGTCCACATCCTGCGCGAACTCGCCTCGTCCGGCGCCCGGTTGCTGCTCGTGGTGCGCGACAGCGCGCACGGCTTCGCGTACGCGGCCGCCGAACATCTGCTGCCCGCCGACCACGCGCAACGCTGGCTGCAGCGCATCGGCACCCGCGTCGACGCGCTCGCCGACACCGAGCGCAGGGCCAGGCGGCTCTTCCAGCGCGTGGAGCCGCACGTCGTGGACCCGCCGACCGCCACCAGCCTGGCGGCGCGGGCCGCGCTGTGGACCGTACAGCTCAGCACCGAACTGCGGCCGCCGCCCCGGCGGGGCGGGCCGCGCCTCCTGGAGAAGCTCAGCCATGCCGAACAGGCCGTGGAGACACACCTGTTGCGGGCCACGGCCGTCGAGTACGAGCTGCGCGGGATGCTGGATGACCACCTGCGGCTGCGCGCGCTGCTCCGCGACCACCAGGCCAGGCTCGCCCGGCGCGGCCTCGCCGAGCACCCCGAGGCGGTCGGCCCCTACCGCGAGGCGCAGCGGCTCCTGATGGCGGGGCCCTGCCCGCTCGCCGACGCCGAGCGCGCGGTGGAGGCGTTCGCCCGGGTGGTGCGGCGGCTCGCGGAGCCGGACGGTGCCGCGTGA
- a CDS encoding MerR family transcriptional regulator yields MHPESDEELLSIGAFAARARLSPKALRLYDRLGLLKPAHVDGASGYRYYRVGQIEAARTVALLRRLDMPLAGIADVVRHGGTRAASTLDAYWAGAEERFAEQRTLARYLRGRLSGRNTELYATFEVKTVDVPEQHVISETRHVRAEELPAWIGGSAERLEKAAADECGGIAESPCPHYVIYHAEVTEESDGPAESCVPVVDAGAARAWAQRQGRASDAKVRVEPAHRLAYTRITKAQVSYPQIIAAFDAVEAWIAEQGLTVTGPCREVYFADWSTTGPDDEVCDVAFPVAGR; encoded by the coding sequence GTGCACCCCGAATCCGACGAAGAGCTGCTCTCCATCGGTGCCTTCGCCGCCCGCGCGCGGCTCTCACCGAAGGCGCTGCGCCTCTACGACAGGCTCGGGCTCCTGAAGCCCGCGCACGTCGACGGGGCCAGCGGCTACCGCTACTACCGCGTCGGCCAGATCGAGGCCGCCCGCACGGTCGCCCTGCTGCGCCGCCTCGACATGCCCCTCGCGGGCATCGCGGACGTGGTGCGCCACGGCGGGACGCGGGCGGCCAGCACGCTGGACGCGTACTGGGCCGGGGCCGAGGAGCGCTTCGCCGAACAGCGGACGCTCGCGCGCTACCTCCGTGGACGACTTTCGGGAAGGAACACCGAGTTGTACGCGACATTCGAGGTGAAGACCGTGGACGTGCCCGAGCAGCACGTCATCAGCGAGACCCGGCACGTGCGCGCCGAGGAGCTGCCCGCCTGGATCGGCGGCAGTGCCGAGCGCCTGGAGAAGGCCGCGGCGGACGAGTGCGGGGGCATCGCCGAATCGCCCTGCCCGCACTACGTCATCTACCACGCGGAGGTCACCGAGGAGAGCGACGGGCCCGCCGAGTCCTGCGTGCCGGTCGTGGACGCGGGGGCCGCCCGCGCCTGGGCGCAGCGCCAGGGCAGGGCATCGGATGCCAAGGTCCGGGTGGAGCCCGCGCACCGGCTCGCCTACACCAGGATCACCAAGGCGCAGGTCTCCTATCCGCAGATCATCGCGGCGTTCGACGCCGTGGAGGCCTGGATCGCCGAACAGGGCCTGACCGTCACGGGTCCTTGCCGCGAGGTGTACTTCGCGGACTGGTCGACGACCGGGCCCGACGACGAGGTGTGCGACGTGGCGTTCCCGGTGGCGGGGCGGTAG
- a CDS encoding transglycosylase domain-containing protein produces the protein MGTHSRAQGTKAPRRGRRRFVDYPRSGRSGVRRWLPSWRQWLGSFAFLVTAVGTLFVCVYVSVDVPDENAAARREANVYYWADGTQMVSTGDVDRQNVELDQIAPSAVHAVIAAENASFYRDSGVSPKGLLRAGVNMVRGQETQGGSTITQQYVKNTYLSQDQTVTRKVKEFVIALKVDRKKSKDEILEGYLNTSWFGRGANGIEAAAHAYYGIPARKLNPSQGAFLAAMLKGAELYDPSGGPGNRERARGRWSWILDRQVDVGLMTEKERAKYRAFPEPRKQSRSTSLGGQTGYLVDVANRYLRQHIGLTDKDLSAGGYRIHTTFERTKVHRLEQAVRKVLKRDIDAKKRAADKGVQVGAASVRPSDGALLALYGGPDATTHFTNNADTSGVPAGSAFKPFVLAAALQHGVSQRAPSIADVGFSPAGGARMPITSDSAYAPDGTLSILAGAPDPDHPTLGTALTTGGNATYVRLGKEVGREKVRDTAVDAGLLRQSMARLEPTFSIGTSTPSAIRMATAYGTFAAKGVRHDPYSVTKVVKNGADLEGLDKPVSRRALDPQVAHEVTRALRAGGKRSGVDVAAGRTGDQDRLRSAWFAGFTEDMSTAVTMFRVRAGEPQLLPMSGVGGAKSGRGNAFPPRIWSAYARP, from the coding sequence ATGGGGACACACTCTCGTGCTCAGGGGACGAAGGCGCCGCGACGCGGCCGGCGCCGCTTCGTCGACTACCCGCGCTCCGGCCGCTCCGGGGTGCGCCGCTGGCTCCCCTCCTGGCGTCAGTGGCTCGGCTCCTTCGCCTTCCTCGTCACCGCCGTCGGCACGCTCTTCGTCTGCGTGTACGTCAGTGTGGACGTCCCCGACGAGAACGCGGCGGCCCGCCGCGAGGCCAACGTCTACTACTGGGCCGACGGCACCCAGATGGTCAGCACCGGCGACGTCGACCGGCAGAACGTGGAGCTCGACCAGATCGCGCCGTCCGCCGTGCACGCGGTGATCGCCGCCGAGAACGCGTCGTTCTACCGGGACTCCGGCGTCTCCCCCAAGGGCCTGCTCCGCGCGGGCGTGAACATGGTCCGCGGCCAGGAGACGCAGGGCGGCTCCACCATCACCCAGCAGTACGTGAAGAACACCTACCTCTCGCAGGACCAGACGGTCACGCGGAAGGTCAAGGAGTTCGTCATCGCACTCAAGGTGGACCGCAAGAAGAGCAAGGACGAGATCCTGGAGGGCTACCTCAACACCAGCTGGTTCGGGCGCGGCGCCAACGGCATCGAGGCGGCCGCCCACGCCTACTACGGCATCCCCGCGCGGAAGCTGAACCCCAGCCAGGGCGCCTTCCTCGCCGCGATGCTCAAGGGCGCCGAGCTGTACGACCCCTCGGGCGGGCCCGGCAACCGCGAACGGGCGCGCGGGCGTTGGTCCTGGATCCTGGACCGGCAGGTCGACGTGGGGCTGATGACCGAGAAGGAACGCGCGAAGTACCGCGCCTTCCCCGAGCCGCGCAAGCAGTCGCGCTCCACCAGCCTCGGCGGCCAGACCGGCTACCTCGTCGACGTCGCCAACAGGTACCTGCGCCAGCACATCGGACTCACCGACAAGGACCTGTCGGCCGGCGGCTACCGGATCCACACCACCTTCGAACGGACCAAGGTGCACCGCCTGGAGCAAGCCGTGCGCAAGGTCCTCAAGCGCGACATCGACGCCAAGAAGCGCGCGGCCGACAAGGGCGTGCAGGTCGGCGCCGCGTCCGTGCGCCCCTCCGACGGGGCCCTGCTCGCGCTCTACGGCGGACCCGACGCCACCACGCACTTCACCAACAACGCCGACACCTCGGGCGTGCCCGCCGGTTCCGCGTTCAAGCCGTTCGTGCTCGCGGCCGCCCTCCAGCACGGGGTGTCCCAGCGCGCGCCGTCCATCGCCGACGTGGGCTTCAGCCCGGCGGGCGGCGCGCGCATGCCGATCACCTCCGACAGCGCGTACGCCCCCGACGGCACCCTGAGCATCCTGGCGGGCGCCCCCGACCCCGACCACCCCACGCTCGGCACGGCCCTGACGACCGGCGGCAACGCCACCTACGTACGCCTGGGCAAGGAGGTCGGCAGGGAGAAGGTGCGCGACACCGCCGTCGACGCGGGACTGCTGCGGCAGAGCATGGCCCGCCTGGAACCGACCTTCTCCATCGGTACGTCGACACCCAGCGCGATCCGCATGGCCACCGCGTACGGCACCTTCGCCGCCAAGGGCGTGCGCCACGACCCGTACTCGGTGACCAAGGTCGTCAAGAACGGCGCGGATCTTGAGGGACTCGACAAGCCCGTGTCGCGCCGCGCCCTCGACCCGCAGGTGGCCCACGAGGTGACCCGCGCGCTGCGGGCCGGTGGCAAGCGCTCCGGCGTGGACGTCGCGGCGGGCCGCACCGGCGACCAGGACCGGCTCAGGTCGGCGTGGTTCGCGGGCTTCACCGAGGACATGTCGACGGCGGTGACGATGTTCCGCGTCCGCGCGGGCGAGCCCCAGCTGCTCCCCATGTCGGGCGTGGGCGGCGCCAAGTCCGGTCGGGGCAACGCGTTCCCGCCGCGGATCTGGAGCGCGTACGCCCGGCCCTGA
- the snpA gene encoding snapalysin, which produces MNRSRTGVVAALGAAALVATLSAPAAFAAPAPAAEQAAPAFRTSTYAPSASSAEDQAANRQFFEAVMKSALKKQAAKPGIQVVTVTYNTSRAPSFRGQISQSTQIWNSSVSNVKLQETSAGGDFQYREGNDSRGSYASTDGRGHGYIFLDYRQNQQYNSTRVTAHETGHVLGLPDHYSGPCSELMSGGGPGTSCTNAYPNAQERQRVNSIWARGIAVLKDEGALTKVR; this is translated from the coding sequence ATGAACAGATCCAGAACCGGCGTCGTCGCGGCCCTCGGCGCGGCGGCACTCGTGGCCACCCTGAGCGCCCCCGCGGCGTTCGCGGCCCCCGCCCCCGCCGCCGAGCAGGCGGCGCCGGCGTTCCGCACCTCGACGTACGCCCCTTCGGCGTCCTCGGCCGAGGACCAGGCGGCCAACCGGCAGTTCTTCGAGGCCGTCATGAAGTCGGCGCTGAAGAAGCAGGCGGCCAAGCCCGGCATCCAGGTCGTCACCGTCACCTACAACACCAGCCGGGCGCCCAGCTTCCGCGGCCAGATATCCCAGAGCACGCAGATCTGGAACTCCTCCGTCAGCAACGTGAAGCTCCAGGAGACCAGTGCGGGCGGCGACTTCCAGTACCGCGAGGGCAATGACTCCCGGGGCTCGTACGCCTCCACCGACGGGCGCGGCCACGGCTACATCTTCCTGGACTACCGGCAGAACCAGCAGTACAACTCCACCCGCGTGACGGCCCACGAGACGGGCCACGTGCTCGGTCTGCCCGACCACTACTCGGGCCCGTGCAGCGAGCTGATGTCGGGCGGCGGCCCCGGCACGTCCTGCACCAACGCCTACCCGAACGCCCAGGAGCGCCAGCGGGTCAACAGCATCTGGGCCCGTGGCATCGCCGTGCTCAAGGACGAGGGCGCGCTGACCAAGGTCCGCTGA
- a CDS encoding MFS transporter has translation MRLPAFRRFLLANLVSATGSAMAPLALAYAVLGAGGGAGALGVVLAANTVPTVVFLLVGGVLADRVSRSRLLFGGNLLAAVAQGVLAVVVATGRATPASIAACGFVSGIAVAFTTPAAQGVVTQLVAPGQLQQANALLRLPTNAVKVVGPVTGGLIVAFGGPAWALGLDALTFAVAALLLLGLRLGAPVVASGALADLRAGWHGFWSRTWLWTYTAAGTVLVAAFLAGYQLLGPVTAQEQYDGARTWGFVQGAFSFGLFAGTVMCLRWKPHRLLGVAVAASGGLALPLVALALALPLPWLLLATALAGVGLDVAGVTWVTAFQQHVPTEELGRMSSFNQVGERLAIPLSYLVVALAAGAWDQRAMLLVCAGTVLGATVLNLCVRDIHRVNRLPAQGS, from the coding sequence CTGCGCCTCCCCGCCTTCCGCCGGTTCCTCCTCGCCAACCTCGTCTCCGCCACCGGCTCCGCGATGGCTCCGCTCGCCCTCGCCTACGCCGTGCTCGGCGCGGGCGGCGGGGCCGGTGCGCTCGGTGTGGTGCTCGCCGCCAACACCGTGCCCACCGTGGTGTTCCTGCTGGTCGGCGGGGTGCTCGCGGACCGGGTCTCGCGCAGCAGGCTGCTGTTCGGCGGCAATCTGCTCGCCGCGGTGGCACAGGGCGTCCTCGCCGTCGTGGTGGCCACCGGGCGGGCCACCCCCGCCTCGATCGCCGCGTGCGGATTCGTCTCGGGCATCGCGGTGGCCTTCACCACGCCCGCCGCCCAGGGCGTGGTCACCCAGCTCGTCGCGCCGGGCCAACTCCAGCAGGCCAACGCGCTGTTGCGCCTTCCGACCAACGCGGTCAAGGTCGTCGGCCCGGTGACCGGCGGCCTGATCGTCGCGTTCGGTGGGCCCGCGTGGGCGCTCGGCCTCGACGCGCTGACCTTCGCCGTCGCCGCGCTGCTCCTGCTCGGCCTGCGGCTCGGCGCCCCGGTCGTCGCGAGCGGCGCCCTCGCCGATCTGCGCGCGGGGTGGCACGGCTTCTGGTCGCGGACCTGGCTGTGGACGTACACGGCGGCCGGGACGGTGCTCGTCGCCGCGTTCCTCGCGGGCTACCAGCTGCTCGGCCCCGTGACCGCGCAGGAGCAGTACGACGGGGCCCGCACCTGGGGATTCGTGCAGGGCGCCTTCTCGTTCGGCCTCTTCGCCGGGACCGTGATGTGTCTGCGCTGGAAGCCGCACCGGTTGCTCGGCGTCGCGGTCGCGGCCTCCGGGGGCCTCGCCCTGCCGCTCGTCGCCCTCGCGCTCGCCCTGCCGCTGCCCTGGCTGCTGCTCGCCACCGCGCTCGCGGGCGTCGGTCTCGACGTCGCGGGCGTCACCTGGGTCACGGCGTTCCAGCAGCACGTGCCGACCGAGGAACTGGGGCGGATGAGCTCCTTCAACCAGGTCGGGGAGCGGCTCGCGATTCCGCTCAGCTATCTCGTCGTCGCGCTCGCCGCGGGCGCCTGGGACCAGCGGGCCATGCTCCTGGTGTGTGCGGGGACCGTGCTCGGCGCCACCGTCCTCAACCTCTGCGTGCGCGACATCCACCGCGTCAACAGATTGCCCGCGCAAGGTAGTTGA
- a CDS encoding IclR family transcriptional regulator, with the protein MTEGTAGQGRGPTLIGSVRRAMRLLEAAAEQPGGATAKRLARAAGLPLATAYHLLRTLVHDGYLTHEGGLYAMGESARRLSGPADAQAARAELVDWLGRLRDDLGAAVYYALYEDGEVNVVLTAEGAGAPAVQEWAEFRRTAHAHAIGQCLLAQLDDAERRDHLARHPVERLTPFTVPDERALLRKLARMDRGGPVHEWQQYTPGTVCAAVPITAGAVPSALAISLPAGRADQLRPLAGALRQRIETTLTSLSFSVRAAPCRAPER; encoded by the coding sequence ATGACCGAAGGCACGGCGGGGCAAGGCCGGGGCCCCACCCTCATCGGCTCGGTCAGGCGCGCGATGCGCCTGCTCGAAGCCGCGGCCGAGCAGCCGGGCGGGGCGACGGCGAAACGTCTCGCCAGGGCGGCCGGGCTGCCGCTCGCGACCGCGTACCACCTGCTGCGCACCCTCGTGCACGACGGCTATCTGACCCACGAGGGCGGCCTCTACGCGATGGGCGAGTCGGCCAGGCGCCTGTCGGGCCCCGCCGACGCGCAGGCGGCCCGCGCCGAACTCGTCGACTGGCTCGGCAGGTTGCGCGACGACCTCGGCGCCGCCGTCTACTACGCCCTGTACGAGGACGGCGAGGTCAACGTCGTCCTGACCGCCGAGGGTGCCGGGGCCCCCGCCGTCCAGGAGTGGGCGGAGTTCCGCCGCACCGCGCACGCGCACGCCATCGGCCAGTGCCTGCTCGCCCAGCTCGACGACGCGGAGCGCCGCGACCACCTCGCGCGCCACCCGGTGGAACGCCTCACCCCGTTCACCGTCCCCGACGAACGGGCCCTGCTGCGCAAGCTCGCCCGCATGGACCGCGGCGGTCCCGTGCACGAGTGGCAGCAGTACACGCCGGGCACGGTCTGCGCGGCCGTTCCCATCACGGCTGGCGCGGTCCCCTCCGCCCTCGCGATCTCGCTGCCCGCAGGGCGCGCGGACCAGCTGCGCCCGCTGGCAGGGGCGCTGCGGCAGCGGATCGAGACCACGCTGACGTCGCTGTCGTTCAGCGTGCGGGCGGCACCGTGTCGAGCGCCGGAGCGATGA